The Pelodiscus sinensis isolate JC-2024 chromosome 5, ASM4963464v1, whole genome shotgun sequence genome includes a region encoding these proteins:
- the NUDT9 gene encoding ADP-ribose pyrophosphatase, mitochondrial isoform X2 produces the protein MLSGYHPNENVHNKARTSPYPGSNVERSKVPTDKVDWLVEWEDYKPVEYTASSVLAGPTWADPQISAKNFSPKFNEKDGQVERRSLLGLYEVENGRPRNPGGRTGLVGRGLLGRWGPNHAADPILTRWKRDSRGNKIIHPISGKNILQFVAIKRKDCGEWAIPGGMVDPGEIINATLKREFSEEALNSLQKSRVEKEKVEKQMNRLFNQEHFVVYKGYVDDPRNTDNAWIETEAVNYHDESGEMMDNLLLEAGDDAGKVKWVDINEKLKLYANHGDFIKLVAEKWGAHWNEDPVP, from the exons ATGCTTAGCGGTTACCATCCAAATGAGAATGTTCACAACAAAGCTCGCACCTCCCCATATCCAGGGTCAAATGTTGAGCGCAGCAAAGTACCTACTGATAAAGTGGACTGGCTAGTTGAGTGGGAGGATTACAAGCCTGTGGAATACACTGCATCCTCTGTCTTGGCTGGACCCACATGGGCAGATCCACAGATCAG TGCCAAAAACTTTTCTCCCAAATTCAACGAGAAGGATGGACAAGTGGAGAGGAGGAGTCTGCTTGGCTTGTATGAGGTTGAAAATGGAAGGCCCAG AAATCCTGGAGGCAGGACTGGACTAGTGGGTCGAGGATTATTGGGGCGCTGGGGACCAAACCATGCTGCAGATCCTATTCTAACTAG GTGGAAGAGAGATAGCAGGGGCAATAAAATAATTCACCCTATCTCTGGCAAGAACATTTTACAGTTTGTAGCAATCAAGAGGAAAGACTGTGGGGAATGGGCCATTCCAGGG ggTATGGTAGATCCGGGAGAGATTATTAATGCCACACTGAAACGAGAATTTAGTGAGGAGGCCTTAAACTCCTTACAGAAATCCAGAGTAGAGAAGGAAAAGGTGGAGAAGCAAATGAACAGACTCTTCAACCAGGAACATTTTGTG GTGTATAAGGGATATGTGGATGATCCTCGTAATACAGATAATGCCTGGATAGAGACAGAAGCTGTGAACTACCATGATGAATCTG GTGAGATGATGGATAACTTGCTTCTGGAAGCAGGAGACGATGCTGGGAAGGTGAAATGGGTTGATATCAATGAGAAACTCAAACTATATGCAAATCATGGTGACTTTATCAAGCTTGTAGCCGAGAAATGGGGAGCACACTGGAATGAAGACCCTGTTCCATAA
- the NUDT9 gene encoding ADP-ribose pyrophosphatase, mitochondrial isoform X1, producing MARCCLARTVAVVSLTVTLSAVAVRYPSCQVFHPLLHPFRQLAYRSIPVHCFHFYPVSMLSGYHPNENVHNKARTSPYPGSNVERSKVPTDKVDWLVEWEDYKPVEYTASSVLAGPTWADPQISAKNFSPKFNEKDGQVERRSLLGLYEVENGRPRNPGGRTGLVGRGLLGRWGPNHAADPILTRWKRDSRGNKIIHPISGKNILQFVAIKRKDCGEWAIPGGMVDPGEIINATLKREFSEEALNSLQKSRVEKEKVEKQMNRLFNQEHFVVYKGYVDDPRNTDNAWIETEAVNYHDESGEMMDNLLLEAGDDAGKVKWVDINEKLKLYANHGDFIKLVAEKWGAHWNEDPVP from the exons ATGGCAAGGTGCTGCCTGGCCCGGACTGTTGCTGTGGTATCTCTCACTGTAACTCTGTCTGCTGTTGCTGTCAGGTACCCTAGCTGCCAAGTCTTCCACCCACTGCTCCATCCTTTCAGACAGCTGGCTTACAG GTCAATACCAGTACATTGTTTCCATTTTTATCCTGTCAGCATGCTTAGCGGTTACCATCCAAATGAGAATGTTCACAACAAAGCTCGCACCTCCCCATATCCAGGGTCAAATGTTGAGCGCAGCAAAGTACCTACTGATAAAGTGGACTGGCTAGTTGAGTGGGAGGATTACAAGCCTGTGGAATACACTGCATCCTCTGTCTTGGCTGGACCCACATGGGCAGATCCACAGATCAG TGCCAAAAACTTTTCTCCCAAATTCAACGAGAAGGATGGACAAGTGGAGAGGAGGAGTCTGCTTGGCTTGTATGAGGTTGAAAATGGAAGGCCCAG AAATCCTGGAGGCAGGACTGGACTAGTGGGTCGAGGATTATTGGGGCGCTGGGGACCAAACCATGCTGCAGATCCTATTCTAACTAG GTGGAAGAGAGATAGCAGGGGCAATAAAATAATTCACCCTATCTCTGGCAAGAACATTTTACAGTTTGTAGCAATCAAGAGGAAAGACTGTGGGGAATGGGCCATTCCAGGG ggTATGGTAGATCCGGGAGAGATTATTAATGCCACACTGAAACGAGAATTTAGTGAGGAGGCCTTAAACTCCTTACAGAAATCCAGAGTAGAGAAGGAAAAGGTGGAGAAGCAAATGAACAGACTCTTCAACCAGGAACATTTTGTG GTGTATAAGGGATATGTGGATGATCCTCGTAATACAGATAATGCCTGGATAGAGACAGAAGCTGTGAACTACCATGATGAATCTG GTGAGATGATGGATAACTTGCTTCTGGAAGCAGGAGACGATGCTGGGAAGGTGAAATGGGTTGATATCAATGAGAAACTCAAACTATATGCAAATCATGGTGACTTTATCAAGCTTGTAGCCGAGAAATGGGGAGCACACTGGAATGAAGACCCTGTTCCATAA